From Dietzia sp. ANT_WB102, a single genomic window includes:
- a CDS encoding TM0106 family RecB-like putative nuclease, producing the protein MEDAGSTTRRAPDATVVGPASGARCLHRLARERDAEPGWWRTAPVDEGVRLRAMAAADRRAGLRERALRDARPDAAVVDVVGDHWTDLPGDIPGDDDERATLRALAAGVALVWGAALPADPQSGRAGIRCTLAAVPGGGYAPVLVVNHKVVDPRRGRSSSTATVTRLLDWAPAPDPTLRVRRHPADLDRLVHAWWLLHAVGYAASSPVGAVLGLGSARAVVHDLQPVLDAADSTHATRLAVVRGELDTSPSRIGECRTCPWWEGWNGRDGPVEGCRDRLVMADDVSLVVGGGQVGPLRAHGIRTVAQLAEAGPDRPVDWNGEPFSDAILRARAHRDGEVVVPKVARPSIPRADIEVDVDLESHLDDGAYLWGTLLTLRDGRPLESEEYRPFVTWARLPDPDEGRSFAQFWRWLTGIRDRAAGQGRSFRAYCYSRSAENGWMLSSAGRFGPEGTLAVVKGVPSVAEVRSFISSPLWVDVHEAVSTQFVSTSGLGLKVVAPAAGFTWRDPEAGGEASLGWYRDAQAARGVERDAGRARILAYNEDDVLATRAVRDWITRSGSA; encoded by the coding sequence ATGGAGGACGCCGGGAGCACCACGCGCCGGGCCCCCGACGCGACGGTGGTGGGGCCGGCCTCGGGGGCCAGATGTCTGCACCGTCTGGCCCGAGAGCGTGACGCCGAACCTGGGTGGTGGCGGACGGCACCGGTCGACGAGGGTGTGCGGCTGCGGGCCATGGCGGCGGCGGATCGTCGCGCGGGTCTGCGCGAGCGCGCGCTGCGCGACGCGCGACCCGACGCCGCGGTGGTCGACGTGGTGGGGGACCACTGGACTGATCTGCCGGGGGACATACCTGGTGACGACGACGAGAGGGCGACCCTCCGGGCCCTGGCTGCCGGGGTGGCCCTGGTGTGGGGCGCAGCCCTCCCCGCCGACCCTCAGAGTGGCAGGGCGGGCATTCGGTGCACCCTGGCAGCCGTGCCCGGCGGTGGGTACGCGCCGGTGCTGGTGGTTAACCACAAGGTGGTCGATCCACGGCGGGGCAGGAGTTCGTCGACGGCGACGGTCACCCGGTTGCTCGACTGGGCGCCTGCGCCGGACCCCACGCTCCGGGTGCGACGCCATCCCGCAGACCTGGACCGGCTCGTCCACGCCTGGTGGCTGCTCCACGCTGTGGGATATGCGGCCTCGTCCCCGGTCGGCGCGGTGCTGGGGTTGGGGTCGGCGCGGGCGGTGGTGCACGATCTGCAGCCCGTGCTCGACGCCGCTGACAGCACCCATGCGACGCGGCTGGCGGTGGTCCGGGGGGAGTTAGACACATCGCCCAGCCGGATCGGCGAGTGCCGTACCTGCCCCTGGTGGGAGGGGTGGAATGGCCGGGACGGGCCCGTCGAGGGCTGCCGCGACCGGCTGGTCATGGCCGACGACGTCAGTCTCGTCGTAGGCGGTGGACAGGTGGGGCCACTTCGGGCGCACGGTATCCGCACCGTAGCGCAGTTGGCGGAGGCCGGGCCGGACCGACCGGTGGACTGGAACGGGGAACCGTTCTCGGACGCGATCCTGCGGGCCCGGGCCCATCGCGACGGCGAGGTGGTCGTCCCCAAGGTGGCCCGGCCGAGCATCCCGCGCGCCGACATCGAGGTGGACGTCGACCTGGAGAGTCACCTCGACGACGGCGCCTACCTGTGGGGGACCCTGCTCACGCTGAGAGACGGGCGGCCTCTGGAGTCCGAGGAGTACCGCCCGTTCGTCACCTGGGCCCGGTTGCCGGATCCGGACGAGGGGCGCTCGTTCGCGCAGTTCTGGCGCTGGCTCACCGGTATCCGGGACAGGGCGGCGGGGCAGGGCCGGTCGTTTCGCGCCTATTGCTATTCCCGGTCCGCCGAGAACGGGTGGATGCTCTCGTCAGCGGGCAGGTTCGGGCCGGAGGGCACCCTCGCCGTCGTCAAGGGCGTCCCCTCCGTCGCCGAGGTCCGGAGTTTCATCTCGTCCCCCCTGTGGGTCGACGTGCACGAGGCGGTCTCCACGCAGTTCGTCTCCACCTCGGGTCTCGGGCTCAAGGTGGTCGCCCCGGCCGCCGGGTTCACGTGGCGCGATCCCGAGGCCGGCGGCGAGGCCTCGCTCGGCTGGTATCGCGACGCGCAGGCGGCGCGGGGTGTGGAGCGGGACGCCGGCCGCGCCCGCATCCTCGCCTACAACGAGGACGACGTGCTGGCCACGCGGGCTGTGCGCGACTGGATCACACGTTCTGGGTCGGCGTGA
- a CDS encoding DUF6474 family protein encodes MGKLTTYRDKRAELRAHAAALKSTAMTEAKLAAKETRKKAKEAHRVELAEAKERAKLERKNSDRKAKRAEKRADKRAKLDRKAAKRNRKNEKVHAKQERATIKREAKLLAKDRKLAEKIDSAGRKHEYQLAEMELKKLEGTKLNKDDLQRWLNMAKVATPILLPLVYKAVSNVQGSPGKPAGPGGVDIQAAGINATGPGAALGARIVRLEQTLDHLDVSRGSEREVKDFITSTRSRLTDLRTAVETAETTPTAQRREIHAAISGELDRINKDVFARLGVKA; translated from the coding sequence ATGGGCAAGCTGACGACCTACCGCGACAAGCGTGCCGAGCTCCGCGCCCATGCAGCGGCGCTCAAGTCCACGGCGATGACCGAGGCCAAGCTCGCTGCCAAGGAGACCCGCAAGAAGGCGAAGGAAGCCCACCGCGTGGAACTCGCCGAGGCCAAGGAGCGCGCGAAGCTCGAGCGTAAGAACTCCGACCGCAAGGCGAAGCGGGCGGAAAAGCGTGCCGACAAGCGCGCCAAGCTTGACCGCAAGGCCGCCAAGCGGAACCGCAAGAACGAGAAGGTGCACGCCAAACAGGAGCGCGCCACCATCAAACGCGAGGCAAAGCTACTGGCTAAGGATCGCAAGCTCGCCGAGAAGATCGACTCGGCCGGCCGCAAGCACGAGTACCAGCTCGCGGAGATGGAGCTGAAGAAGCTCGAGGGGACCAAACTGAACAAGGACGACCTACAGCGGTGGCTGAATATGGCCAAGGTCGCCACCCCGATACTGCTGCCGCTCGTCTACAAGGCCGTCTCCAACGTGCAGGGATCGCCGGGCAAACCCGCTGGCCCCGGTGGCGTGGATATCCAGGCCGCCGGAATCAACGCCACCGGCCCGGGTGCCGCACTCGGCGCTCGCATCGTCCGCCTCGAGCAGACCCTCGACCACCTCGACGTGAGCCGCGGCAGCGAGCGTGAGGTCAAGGACTTCATCACCTCCACCCGGAGCCGGCTCACAGACCTGCGCACGGCCGTCGAGACCGCCGAGACCACACCGACCGCGCAGCGGCGCGAGATCCACGCAGCGATCTCCGGCGAGCTCGACAGGATCAACAAGGACGTCTTCGCCCGCTTGGGGGTCAAGGCGTGA
- a CDS encoding copper resistance CopC family protein — protein MLRGRLASVAVAAALVGGAAAPSVVLAPVATAHSVLISVDPEDGSELDASPGQIVLSFNEEINQNFVSVAVTSEDGQANRVAGKPTASGETVTAQVEDLEPGSYTVGYRVTSADGHVVSGSSAFTVAGGAGGAGAEAGADAGADAQADAADETSGEDSGMNPAIWVVGGLAILLIGGAFLLLRRGN, from the coding sequence ATGCTCCGTGGCCGCCTGGCTTCCGTCGCCGTCGCGGCCGCCCTGGTCGGCGGGGCGGCCGCGCCGTCCGTGGTGCTCGCCCCGGTCGCCACCGCACACTCCGTGTTGATTTCAGTCGACCCCGAAGACGGCTCGGAGCTCGACGCCTCGCCCGGCCAGATAGTTCTGAGCTTCAACGAGGAGATCAACCAGAATTTCGTCTCCGTGGCCGTGACCTCCGAGGACGGCCAGGCCAACCGGGTCGCGGGCAAACCCACCGCGAGCGGCGAGACGGTCACCGCCCAGGTCGAAGATCTCGAGCCCGGCTCCTACACCGTCGGCTACCGCGTCACCTCCGCGGACGGGCATGTCGTGTCCGGGTCTTCGGCATTCACCGTGGCGGGCGGGGCCGGCGGCGCGGGGGCCGAGGCAGGTGCCGACGCGGGAGCCGACGCTCAAGCGGACGCCGCCGATGAGACGTCGGGCGAGGACTCGGGCATGAACCCGGCGATCTGGGTTGTCGGTGGCCTGGCGATCTTGCTCATCGGCGGGGCGTTCCTCCTGCTGCGCCGCGGGAACTGA
- a CDS encoding succinic semialdehyde dehydrogenase — protein MSRPAPRVYDRLRDLVAIPEFLADPSSRPSTVINEVFTGEPLAEIPAGTADDVTAAVERARAAQVAWAERDVKDRVAVLARFATQVMRNRGELMDIVQAETGKSRASAQEEVLDCLITARHYARTAPGLLAPKRVQGMLPGLTKAVVRRQPKGVVGVIAPWNYPLNLAATDALAALAAGNAVVIKPASLTPFCALAAADMLYRAGLPRELFQVVPGSGGTVGGAIVDNVDYLMFTGSTATGRTLGRQCGERLIGYSAELGGKNAMIVTAGADLDEVAEVATRAFFSNSGQLCISVERVYVEKSVAPKLIETLTARVRAMSVGPGYDFEAEMGSLISRDQLDTVTDHVDDAVAKGARVLAGGRARPDLGPLFYEPTLLTDVPEDATCYGDETFGPVVSIYPVDSVEEAIARANDTEYGLNSSVFAGSDAEGEQIAARLRTGTVNVGEGYVAGWGSIAGPMGGMGASGVGRRHGDEGLLKYTEAQTIATQRVMHLGGPSFLPRKRWQQLLAPATDAMRFLPGR, from the coding sequence ATGAGCCGACCTGCGCCCCGTGTGTACGACCGCCTCCGCGACCTCGTCGCGATCCCCGAATTCCTGGCCGACCCCTCGAGTCGCCCATCGACGGTGATCAACGAGGTCTTCACCGGCGAGCCGCTGGCAGAGATCCCCGCCGGTACCGCCGACGACGTGACCGCAGCCGTCGAGCGGGCTCGGGCGGCGCAGGTCGCGTGGGCCGAACGTGACGTGAAGGACCGCGTCGCCGTACTCGCCCGGTTCGCCACACAGGTCATGCGGAACCGCGGCGAACTCATGGACATCGTCCAGGCCGAGACCGGCAAGAGTCGCGCCTCAGCGCAGGAAGAGGTACTCGACTGCCTCATCACCGCCCGCCACTACGCGCGGACCGCACCCGGCCTGCTCGCTCCCAAACGCGTGCAGGGCATGCTGCCGGGGCTGACCAAGGCGGTGGTGCGTCGTCAGCCCAAGGGCGTCGTCGGTGTGATCGCCCCGTGGAACTACCCGCTCAACCTCGCCGCCACCGATGCGCTGGCAGCCCTGGCCGCCGGCAACGCCGTGGTGATCAAGCCGGCGTCACTCACCCCGTTCTGCGCCCTCGCCGCTGCCGACATGCTCTACCGGGCCGGCCTGCCGCGCGAGCTGTTCCAGGTCGTGCCGGGTTCGGGCGGGACCGTCGGAGGCGCGATCGTCGACAACGTCGATTACCTGATGTTCACCGGCTCCACAGCGACGGGCCGCACGCTGGGCCGACAGTGCGGTGAGCGACTGATCGGGTACTCCGCGGAACTGGGCGGCAAGAACGCCATGATCGTCACCGCGGGTGCCGACCTCGATGAGGTTGCCGAGGTGGCCACTCGCGCCTTCTTCTCCAACTCGGGCCAGCTGTGCATCTCGGTCGAGCGTGTGTACGTGGAGAAGTCGGTCGCCCCGAAGCTCATCGAGACCCTCACTGCGCGTGTGCGTGCGATGAGCGTGGGCCCTGGCTACGACTTCGAGGCCGAGATGGGCAGCCTCATCTCCCGTGACCAGCTCGACACCGTGACGGACCACGTCGACGATGCCGTCGCGAAGGGTGCTCGCGTCCTCGCCGGGGGGCGAGCGCGGCCCGACCTGGGCCCGCTGTTCTACGAGCCCACCCTGCTCACCGACGTGCCCGAGGACGCGACCTGCTACGGCGACGAGACCTTCGGCCCGGTCGTGTCGATCTATCCGGTCGACTCGGTCGAGGAGGCGATCGCCCGGGCAAATGACACCGAGTACGGGCTCAACTCGTCAGTGTTCGCCGGATCGGACGCCGAGGGCGAGCAGATCGCCGCGCGCCTGCGGACCGGCACGGTCAACGTCGGCGAGGGCTACGTCGCGGGGTGGGGTTCGATCGCCGGACCGATGGGCGGCATGGGCGCCTCCGGGGTGGGCCGTCGCCATGGCGATGAGGGGCTGCTGAAATACACCGAGGCTCAGACGATTGCCACGCAGCGCGTCATGCACCTGGGCGGGCCGTCGTTCCTGCCCCGCAAGCGGTGGCAGCAGCTGCTCGCGCCCGCCACCGACGCGATGCGCTTCCTGCCGGGGCGGTAG
- a CDS encoding MerR family transcriptional regulator — protein sequence MTTGGVPGRAPGEGLTVGAVAGLVGVSVRTLHHWDRIGLAPASGRTWSDYRVYDDDDVARIHRILVYRELGFPLAQIRGLLDDPDVDARAHLTRQRELLVGRISHLQEMVSAVDRLKEALAVNAPLTPEDRAEIFGTDWNEEWQDEAAERWGETPQWAQSQHRAGSMSKDEWARVKAEAETLNTDLAAAKRAGVDPSSTEAAALAERHRASIARFYDCTHSMQVLLARMYRQDPRFARTYESLEPGLTEWLATAVEANASANGVDPDAATWS from the coding sequence ATGACAACGGGTGGGGTGCCGGGCCGGGCACCGGGCGAGGGCCTCACCGTGGGCGCGGTCGCTGGGCTGGTCGGCGTGAGTGTCCGGACCCTGCACCACTGGGACCGGATCGGGCTCGCTCCGGCGAGCGGACGAACGTGGTCGGACTACCGGGTTTATGACGACGACGACGTCGCCCGCATCCACCGGATCCTGGTCTACCGCGAGCTGGGCTTTCCACTCGCGCAGATACGGGGCCTGCTCGACGACCCGGATGTCGACGCCCGGGCACACCTGACCCGCCAGCGCGAGCTGCTGGTCGGGCGCATCTCGCACCTGCAGGAGATGGTCTCCGCAGTGGACCGCCTGAAGGAGGCGTTGGCCGTGAACGCACCGTTGACACCCGAGGACCGGGCCGAGATCTTCGGCACCGACTGGAATGAGGAGTGGCAGGACGAGGCCGCCGAACGCTGGGGAGAGACCCCACAGTGGGCGCAGTCGCAGCACCGCGCGGGGTCGATGTCCAAGGACGAGTGGGCGCGGGTCAAAGCCGAGGCAGAGACCTTGAACACCGACCTCGCCGCCGCCAAGCGGGCGGGTGTCGACCCGTCCTCGACCGAGGCCGCAGCGCTGGCGGAGCGGCACCGGGCGTCGATCGCACGGTTCTACGACTGCACGCACTCGATGCAGGTCCTGCTGGCCCGCATGTACCGGCAGGACCCGCGTTTTGCCCGGACCTACGAGTCTCTCGAACCGGGCCTGACCGAGTGGCTCGCGACTGCCGTCGAGGCCAACGCCAGCGCGAACGGCGTGGACCCGGATGCCGCCACCTGGAGCTGA
- a CDS encoding oxidoreductase: MSRWTTADIPDQTGRTFVVTGANSGLGLHSTRALTEAGARVIMACRDTGRAEAARAGLEHPDRAEIVEMDLADLDSVHAAGELLAGRAPDVLINNAGLMNIPRSRTVQGHEMQFGVNVLGHFALTGHLAPALTDRVVWLGSIMHRFGQVDPDDLDWTRRRYSPMAVYAASKLACVMLAYEQQRRLAAAGSTLKSVAAHPGYSATNLQYRSGSRAQDLLMKGVERIPYLVQPAERGALPQLYAATVKSVPGGAYIGPNGPGELTGYPTTVNSTRASHDRDVAAALWDKCREMTEQG; the protein is encoded by the coding sequence ATGAGCCGATGGACCACCGCCGACATTCCCGACCAGACCGGGAGGACCTTCGTGGTCACCGGGGCGAACTCCGGACTGGGCTTGCACTCCACCCGCGCGCTGACCGAGGCGGGAGCCCGCGTGATCATGGCCTGCCGCGACACCGGCCGCGCCGAGGCCGCCCGCGCGGGCTTGGAGCACCCGGACCGCGCCGAGATCGTCGAGATGGACCTGGCCGACCTCGATTCGGTGCACGCGGCGGGTGAACTACTCGCGGGCCGCGCGCCGGACGTGCTCATCAACAATGCGGGACTGATGAACATCCCGCGGTCGCGCACAGTCCAAGGCCACGAAATGCAGTTCGGGGTCAACGTGCTCGGCCACTTCGCGCTCACCGGACATCTCGCGCCAGCGCTCACCGACCGGGTGGTGTGGCTGGGCTCGATCATGCACCGCTTCGGCCAGGTGGACCCGGACGACCTGGACTGGACCCGCCGCCGCTACTCACCGATGGCGGTCTACGCCGCCTCGAAACTGGCCTGCGTGATGCTGGCCTACGAGCAACAGCGCCGACTGGCGGCCGCCGGGTCGACGCTCAAGTCGGTGGCCGCCCATCCCGGTTACTCCGCGACCAACCTCCAGTACCGCAGTGGCAGCCGCGCGCAGGACCTGCTGATGAAGGGCGTCGAGAGGATCCCGTACCTGGTGCAGCCAGCCGAGCGCGGCGCCCTGCCGCAGCTCTACGCCGCGACCGTGAAGTCCGTGCCGGGCGGCGCATACATCGGACCGAACGGGCCCGGCGAGCTCACCGGGTACCCGACGACCGTCAACTCCACCAGGGCCTCCCACGACCGCGATGTTGCCGCCGCACTGTGGGACAAGTGCCGGGAAATGACCGAGCAGGGGTGA
- a CDS encoding phospholipase D-like domain-containing protein, whose protein sequence is MNLTAIRFDLPFPDGVVSALLITEYVIKVLALGMVPENRQPASSQAWLLVILFVPVVGVPLFLLLGNPYITGRRHIIQAEANLLYANALEQRPTVPDGVQVGPGVRTILEMNRNLTAIPAMSGDFIALHSDYSRSLAAMTEAVRAARDHVHIEFYAQSWDGATDEFFTAAVEAAERGVAVRVLVDHLGSLRYRGFKSLRKRLRPTPVEFHLMLPVNPFRGRFRRPDLRNHRKMLIVDGVHGFIGSQNLIERHYGSARNAKLGREWVDLMMEVRGEIVQAMDSVFAVDWYSESGEVIGTLEDVAHGAPLAPGRKGGDPTAGDPVSAFQLVPSGPGYRTQPGLRMFTQLIGQARDRVRIVSPYFVPDESLLHAVTSASFRGVEVEVFVPEHADQFLVHHAQRSYYRALLEAGVVIHRFRSPAVLHTKAVLIDDYAGVVGSSNMDQRSFNLNFEISLLALGGEAVSELNDVVDAYLEDCTTLRLEAWMSRPWPGRYIDNVARLTSALQ, encoded by the coding sequence GTGAACCTCACAGCGATACGTTTCGACCTGCCATTCCCGGACGGGGTCGTCTCGGCGTTGCTCATCACCGAGTACGTCATCAAGGTGCTCGCGCTGGGGATGGTTCCGGAAAACCGGCAGCCCGCCTCGTCGCAGGCGTGGTTGCTGGTCATCCTCTTCGTCCCGGTGGTGGGGGTGCCGCTCTTCCTGCTGCTGGGCAATCCGTACATCACCGGTAGGCGCCACATCATCCAGGCCGAGGCGAACCTCCTATACGCGAACGCGCTGGAGCAGCGCCCCACCGTCCCGGACGGGGTGCAGGTGGGCCCGGGGGTGCGGACGATCCTGGAGATGAACCGGAACCTCACTGCGATCCCCGCCATGTCCGGGGACTTCATCGCCTTGCACTCGGACTACAGTCGGTCGCTCGCGGCGATGACCGAAGCGGTGCGTGCCGCGCGGGACCATGTGCATATCGAGTTCTACGCGCAGTCGTGGGACGGGGCGACAGATGAGTTCTTCACCGCCGCGGTGGAGGCAGCCGAGCGCGGGGTCGCGGTTCGGGTGCTGGTCGACCACCTCGGTTCGTTGCGCTACCGGGGTTTCAAATCGCTGCGGAAGCGGCTGCGTCCGACTCCGGTCGAGTTTCATCTCATGTTGCCGGTCAACCCGTTCCGGGGCCGGTTCCGGCGACCAGACCTGCGCAATCACCGCAAGATGCTCATCGTTGACGGCGTCCACGGCTTCATCGGTTCGCAGAACCTCATCGAGCGCCACTACGGGAGCGCCCGCAACGCCAAGCTGGGGCGCGAGTGGGTGGACCTGATGATGGAGGTCCGCGGAGAGATCGTTCAGGCGATGGACAGCGTGTTCGCGGTGGACTGGTACTCGGAGTCCGGAGAGGTCATCGGCACGCTCGAGGACGTGGCGCACGGGGCCCCACTGGCGCCCGGACGCAAGGGCGGGGATCCCACGGCCGGCGACCCGGTCAGCGCGTTCCAGCTGGTCCCGTCCGGGCCGGGATACAGGACGCAGCCCGGTCTCCGAATGTTCACCCAGCTCATCGGTCAGGCCCGGGACCGGGTCCGGATCGTCAGCCCGTACTTCGTGCCGGATGAGTCACTCCTGCATGCCGTCACGTCGGCGTCGTTCCGCGGGGTGGAGGTGGAGGTGTTCGTCCCCGAACACGCCGATCAGTTCCTTGTCCACCATGCGCAGCGGTCGTACTACCGTGCCCTGCTCGAGGCAGGGGTGGTGATCCACCGCTTCCGCTCCCCGGCGGTTCTGCACACCAAGGCCGTGCTCATCGACGACTACGCGGGTGTTGTGGGCTCCAGCAACATGGACCAGCGCTCGTTCAATCTCAACTTCGAGATCAGTCTGCTGGCCCTGGGGGGTGAGGCGGTCTCGGAGCTGAACGACGTGGTGGATGCCTACCTTGAGGACTGCACCACCCTCCGGCTCGAGGCGTGGATGAGTCGGCCGTGGCCGGGTCGGTACATCGACAACGTCGCGCGCCTCACCTCGGCCCTGCAATAG
- a CDS encoding amidohydrolase family protein, giving the protein MAQYELLIHARRAVVDGRIQQAAVTVDGGVISSVRTGPDARDIGLAGDHTIDLGDDAVLMPGLVDPHVSTEDVAVGTRSAAQGGITTVVDYGTDGDPVAVQPEDVDRWRAQVSGESTVDVGLWGAAVPGNLGRLGELLDRGVFGVSAVAVGKGVAGAPTLDSAQVLEAAEEVAESGGLFAVDAGIDDLPGLLEVCRRTGGRLHVRSVADHEELPLLREAKQNGLAVTASTSPHMLALVSEVTHGGAEVARLDPPIRDATNRELLWDALRDGTIDAVASARLGLSVVWTEARRRGFDLADVAGWMAVRTAEIVGLRDRGEIRVGLRADFAAVADDEAFVVLPRTRKLGSSDSVYAQRALAGVVRWTMRGGTVIDPRALALGTVLTRPTT; this is encoded by the coding sequence GTGGCCCAGTACGAACTCCTGATCCATGCCCGCCGCGCGGTGGTCGATGGCCGGATCCAGCAGGCGGCGGTCACAGTGGACGGGGGAGTGATCTCCTCGGTACGGACGGGGCCGGACGCCCGGGACATCGGTTTGGCGGGCGACCACACGATCGACCTCGGTGATGATGCGGTACTGATGCCGGGGCTCGTCGACCCGCATGTCAGTACTGAGGATGTGGCGGTGGGCACGCGCTCGGCGGCGCAGGGTGGGATCACCACCGTCGTGGACTACGGCACCGACGGCGATCCCGTCGCCGTCCAGCCGGAGGACGTGGACCGGTGGCGGGCCCAGGTCTCGGGCGAATCCACGGTCGACGTGGGGTTGTGGGGCGCCGCCGTCCCGGGAAACCTCGGCAGGCTCGGGGAGTTGTTGGACCGAGGCGTGTTCGGAGTGTCGGCCGTGGCAGTCGGCAAAGGTGTAGCGGGCGCGCCAACACTGGATTCTGCGCAGGTGTTGGAGGCCGCCGAGGAGGTCGCCGAGTCCGGCGGGCTGTTCGCCGTCGACGCCGGGATCGACGATCTACCCGGACTGCTGGAGGTGTGCCGACGTACCGGAGGTCGGTTGCACGTGCGGTCGGTTGCCGACCACGAGGAGCTGCCACTCCTGCGGGAGGCCAAGCAGAACGGGCTGGCCGTCACCGCGTCGACCAGCCCGCACATGCTGGCGCTGGTCTCGGAGGTCACCCACGGTGGTGCCGAAGTCGCGCGCCTCGATCCGCCGATCAGGGACGCCACCAACCGGGAGCTGCTGTGGGACGCGCTGCGTGACGGCACTATCGACGCCGTGGCCTCCGCCCGGCTGGGCCTGTCGGTGGTATGGACCGAGGCCCGTCGCCGCGGGTTCGATCTCGCCGACGTGGCCGGGTGGATGGCAGTGCGCACGGCCGAGATCGTGGGCCTGCGGGATCGCGGTGAGATCCGCGTCGGTCTGCGCGCGGACTTCGCCGCGGTCGCCGACGACGAGGCGTTCGTCGTCCTGCCCCGGACCCGCAAGCTGGGTTCATCGGATTCGGTGTACGCCCAGCGAGCCCTGGCGGGCGTGGTGAGGTGGACGATGCGGGGTGGGACAGTAATCGACCCCCGTGCACTCGCCCTCGGGACGGTCCTGACCCGACCGACCACGTGA
- the rraA gene encoding ribonuclease E activity regulator RraA, whose protein sequence is MNDTPAGFVPTADLVDEIGEDVRSCDTQFRDLGGRTEFFGPISTVRCFQDNALLKSVLGEPGEGRVLVIDGGGSVHTALVGDIIAELGRSNGWAGIVVNGAIRDSAVVAGMNFGCKALGTNPRKSSKTGEGERDVTVSFGGIDFVPGDTLYADSDGIVVR, encoded by the coding sequence ATGAACGACACCCCCGCCGGATTCGTCCCCACCGCAGACCTCGTCGACGAAATCGGCGAGGACGTCCGCAGCTGCGACACCCAGTTCCGCGACCTCGGCGGACGAACGGAATTCTTCGGCCCCATCTCGACCGTGCGCTGCTTCCAGGACAATGCCCTGCTCAAGAGCGTCCTCGGCGAGCCCGGCGAGGGCCGTGTCCTGGTAATCGATGGTGGTGGCAGCGTGCACACCGCCCTGGTGGGCGACATCATCGCCGAACTGGGTCGATCCAACGGCTGGGCCGGCATCGTGGTCAACGGCGCGATCCGAGACTCGGCGGTCGTCGCCGGAATGAACTTCGGGTGCAAGGCTCTGGGCACCAACCCACGCAAGTCCAGCAAAACCGGTGAGGGCGAACGTGACGTCACCGTGAGCTTCGGCGGGATCGACTTCGTGCCCGGCGACACTCTCTACGCCGATTCCGACGGGATCGTGGTGCGCTGA
- a CDS encoding RNA-binding S4 domain-containing protein gives MTLGQFLKLASLIDSGAEAKDAVASGAVSVNGEVDTRRGRGMVDGDMVEIGGRAARVVARNRRGEA, from the coding sequence TTGACGCTGGGACAGTTCCTCAAGCTGGCGTCATTGATCGATTCCGGTGCTGAGGCCAAGGATGCTGTCGCCTCCGGTGCAGTGAGCGTCAACGGTGAGGTCGACACCCGTCGGGGTCGCGGCATGGTCGACGGCGACATGGTGGAGATCGGAGGCCGTGCGGCCCGCGTGGTCGCCCGAAACAGACGGGGAGAGGCCTGA